A region from the Halosolutus gelatinilyticus genome encodes:
- a CDS encoding nuclear transport factor 2 family protein — protein sequence MMRPATAVRDYYAALREGEPLEPYFLDRGSTIKFGISEALYGPEVIATALREQTETTAEWTVESTNLAVDDRGAFATFADEVTMAWTDTISGERRRFDSRWSGTLVRRDATSGPLDVQEAAIDDERSTSEEGTDRGRPAWGFQSMHVSAPHEI from the coding sequence ATGATGCGTCCGGCGACCGCGGTTCGCGACTACTACGCGGCGCTCCGCGAGGGCGAACCGCTGGAACCCTACTTTCTCGATCGCGGGTCGACGATCAAGTTCGGCATCAGCGAGGCGCTGTACGGCCCCGAGGTGATCGCGACGGCGCTGCGCGAACAGACCGAGACGACGGCCGAGTGGACGGTCGAGAGTACGAATCTCGCCGTCGACGATCGCGGCGCGTTCGCCACGTTCGCGGACGAAGTCACGATGGCGTGGACCGATACCATCTCCGGCGAACGACGCCGCTTCGACTCGCGCTGGAGCGGGACGCTCGTCCGGCGGGACGCAACGTCCGGTCCCCTGGACGTCCAGGAAGCGGCGATCGACGACGAGCGGTCGACGAGCGAGGAGGGAACTGACCGCGGGCGGCCGGCGTGGGGCTTCCAGTCGATGCACGTCAGCGCCCCGCACGAGATATGA
- a CDS encoding 50S ribosomal protein L37e, with protein MTGAGTPSQGKKNKTTHVKCRRCGEKSYHTKKKACSSCGFGKSAKRRDYEWQSKAGDN; from the coding sequence ATGACTGGCGCAGGAACCCCAAGCCAAGGAAAGAAGAACAAGACGACGCACGTCAAGTGTCGTCGCTGCGGAGAGAAATCGTACCACACGAAGAAGAAGGCCTGCTCGTCGTGCGGCTTCGGTAAATCCGCCAAGCGCCGCGACTACGAGTGGCAGTCCAAAGCCGGCGACAACTGA
- a CDS encoding LSM domain-containing protein — translation MSGRPLDVLEASLGDRVTVRLKSGDEYIGDLAGYDQHMNLVLEDVTIPVDGGVEEEAPVQDTTIIRGDNVVSITP, via the coding sequence ATGAGTGGACGACCGCTGGACGTCCTCGAGGCGTCGCTCGGTGACCGCGTCACGGTACGACTCAAAAGTGGTGACGAGTACATCGGCGATCTCGCCGGCTACGATCAGCACATGAATCTCGTCTTAGAGGACGTGACGATTCCGGTAGACGGCGGGGTCGAAGAGGAGGCACCGGTTCAAGACACAACGATTATACGCGGCGATAACGTCGTGTCGATCACTCCATGA
- a CDS encoding zinc-dependent metalloprotease → MNLYRSARAVAGASGDDVIDWRSAAEAAKAATDPGSLELEPGEGEAYARDVRDARTAVRSIAQVEFDVPDTVEIQNRHHWIDANVDTFERVMGTLETHNGVFPDVARTINTGTMTVLLSFLGRNVLGQYDPLLLADSPANEHALYFVRPNIIRVADALDADYDRFRRWIAFHEVTHAAEFGAAPWLSTHLENRMKDGIAALSDGSFDREAFRDLDAAMTVVEGYAELLMDHAFDDEYEDLRRKLDAKRQGRGPLQQLFRRLLGLGLKQRQYERGKNFFEHVVAVRDLETASLVWAHPDNLPTHEELDTPGLWLRRVER, encoded by the coding sequence GTGAATCTCTATCGTAGCGCCCGGGCCGTTGCCGGGGCGTCCGGCGACGACGTGATCGACTGGCGATCGGCCGCCGAGGCGGCCAAGGCCGCGACCGACCCCGGTTCGCTCGAGCTCGAACCGGGCGAGGGCGAGGCCTACGCTCGCGACGTTCGAGACGCGCGGACCGCCGTCCGGTCGATCGCCCAGGTCGAGTTCGACGTCCCGGACACCGTCGAAATCCAGAACCGCCACCACTGGATCGACGCCAACGTCGACACCTTCGAGCGCGTGATGGGCACCCTGGAGACGCACAACGGCGTCTTCCCCGACGTCGCGCGAACGATCAACACGGGCACGATGACCGTCCTGCTCTCGTTTCTCGGCCGGAACGTCCTCGGCCAGTACGACCCGCTGTTGCTCGCCGACTCGCCGGCCAACGAGCACGCCCTCTACTTCGTCCGGCCGAACATCATCCGGGTCGCCGACGCCCTCGACGCTGACTACGATCGGTTCCGGCGCTGGATCGCCTTCCACGAGGTGACCCACGCCGCCGAGTTCGGCGCCGCGCCGTGGCTGTCGACCCACCTCGAGAATCGCATGAAAGACGGCATCGCGGCCCTCTCCGACGGCTCGTTCGATCGGGAGGCGTTCCGGGATCTCGACGCGGCGATGACCGTCGTGGAGGGGTACGCGGAGTTGCTGATGGACCACGCCTTCGACGACGAGTACGAGGACCTGCGCCGGAAACTCGACGCCAAGCGACAGGGGCGGGGTCCGCTACAGCAGCTGTTCCGACGCCTGCTCGGCCTCGGCCTCAAGCAGCGCCAGTACGAACGCGGAAAGAACTTCTTCGAGCACGTCGTCGCCGTACGCGACCTGGAGACGGCGAGTCTGGTCTGGGCCCACCCCGACAACCTCCCCACGCACGAGGAACTCGACACACCCGGACTGTGGCTCCGGCGCGTCGAACGCTGA